From Hymenobacter sediminicola:
AAGACGGTATCCCTTATCGCCTATGACGATCAACAGCTACAGATTGTAGCCATCTGTCGTGTTGACGCCGACGGCTATATCATGTCGCTATGGGTGCAGGAGAGCCATCGCAATCAGGGGCTCGGCAGTCAGTTAATAGAACGAGCCTGCGAGCTGCTTAAGGGCAAAGGCAAGCAGGTTGCCGGCCTTTCGGTGAACGACAAAAACGAAGGCGCCCAGCGGCTGTATAAGCGGTTAGGGTTTCTGCCTTATGTGCCCGGGCATGATGGGTACACACAATACATCAAGGTGCTGTAGCTATGGACCGGCTGGAAGAGTTGTCCCGCGGCTTCGCTCGCCTGCACCGCGTGCTAAAAGCGCAGGTAGAGGAAACGGTGCGCGAGAATACGGCGTTTCTCGAAGACGCCAACACCGAGCAGCTCAGCCAGGGCAAGGACAGCGCCGGGCAGGACAT
This genomic window contains:
- a CDS encoding GNAT family N-acetyltransferase, whose translation is MQIHAVEVEVDGDKTVSLIAYDDQQLQIVAICRVDADGYIMSLWVQESHRNQGLGSQLIERACELLKGKGKQVAGLSVNDKNEGAQRLYKRLGFLPYVPGHDGYTQYIKVL